In Gemmatimonadales bacterium, the sequence GCGCCTCGGCGGACGCCGAGATTCTGGTGAACGGCATCCGCCAGGGCGACGATCCCACCCCACTTCTTCACGGCGACAAGATTCAGATCGGCCCTCACGAAATCCTGGTGACAGATCCCGCCCGCGGGGGTCACACCCGCTTTTTCGACTCCGCAGCGTTCGACCGTTTCGTGCCGCCACCCAAGCCGGCCGCGTTCGTGGCCGGGCCAGGTGGCGCGCGCCTGGTCTGCCTCACGGACGGGCGGGAGTACCGGATCGGGCCGGAGGGGCTCGTGTTCGGGCGCGACGCCTCGTCGGACGTGGTCGTGGCGGGGAGCGACGTGTCGCGGCGGCATGCGCGGATCGGGCTGGCTGGTCAAGCGTACGTGCTCGCGGACCTCAGCACCAACGGCACCTTCGTCAACGGCGCGCGGATCGAGGGTGAACGCGCATTGCAGCGGGCGGACGTGATCAGGGTAGGCGGCGATGAGTTCCGCTTCTACGTGGACGCGGCGCCGGCGCCCGCCGCAGTCGAAGCCGCTCCGCCCGCCGGGGCGGCGCCGGCACCCGCACCAGCGCCGGCACCCGCACCAGCCCCGTCACCAACACCCGAGCCGCCGGCCGCCGAGGATGAAGCGCGCCCGCCGACCGGTGCGCAGCAGCGGCTCGGGGACACGATGCACGGCCTGCCCGGGTTCGGCACGCCGCTCCCGCCGCTGCCCGGGCCGGTGACGCCGATCGCCATGGCGGGCGCGCCGATCGCCTCACTTCTCGTGCGAAGCGGCACGCTCAAGGGCAAGCGGCTCACCGTCCGGGTGCCGGTGGTCACCATCGGGCGGGCCGAGTCGAACGATCTCGTCGTTCCCGAGCCGAGTGTGAGCGCCACGCACGCACGGCTGCAGCGGCGCGAAGGCATCTGGATGCTGAGCGATCTTGGCTCGACCAACGGGACCTACGTGGACGGCGAACGAATTGACGAGGAGACGGCGCTGGGTCCCGGCGCGTCGATCCGGTTCGGTGAGGTCACCACGCTCTTCGAGTCGACCGACGACATCACCGGCATCCAGCCGCGCATCGCCACGCGCATGATGGATCGGGTACCGGAGGTCGCCGGCGCCGCACCGGCTGATGCTGCGCCCGGCGCCGGCCGCGCGGAGGAGTCGATGGGGACCGATCCGGCCGCGGTGTTCCGCCGGCCACTCCGGACCGTGCCGCGGCCCCGGAGCGGCGTGCCGATCGGCGGCATCATCGCCGTCGCCATCGTCGTGGCCGCCGTGGTCGCCTACCTCCTCCTCAGCCGATAGGCATCCTCGTGCACTTTACCTGCGCGGCGCGCA encodes:
- a CDS encoding FHA domain-containing protein; translation: MMQLEVGGRRVPIAAGETVVGSGAGSGMPLEGEGVQPRHAIVQCLADGSAAIRRASADAEILVNGIRQGDDPTPLLHGDKIQIGPHEILVTDPARGGHTRFFDSAAFDRFVPPPKPAAFVAGPGGARLVCLTDGREYRIGPEGLVFGRDASSDVVVAGSDVSRRHARIGLAGQAYVLADLSTNGTFVNGARIEGERALQRADVIRVGGDEFRFYVDAAPAPAAVEAAPPAGAAPAPAPAPAPAPAPSPTPEPPAAEDEARPPTGAQQRLGDTMHGLPGFGTPLPPLPGPVTPIAMAGAPIASLLVRSGTLKGKRLTVRVPVVTIGRAESNDLVVPEPSVSATHARLQRREGIWMLSDLGSTNGTYVDGERIDEETALGPGASIRFGEVTTLFESTDDITGIQPRIATRMMDRVPEVAGAAPADAAPGAGRAEESMGTDPAAVFRRPLRTVPRPRSGVPIGGIIAVAIVVAAVVAYLLLSR